From the genome of Streptomyces virginiae, one region includes:
- a CDS encoding DUF6197 family protein, producing MPASAAPATFGTQAPDTSTRLLADEVEAWLKRITKAPAPAPAPAHEQPEPSAGFDIPALVAAGLAEVERSERATAAAQAAARPSLLDRITRRHQRPATRASLHIRRAAAVLATGGWCRGELRDATGRHCILGALMAAPADADTTNRSHIYIRSAMAEPAAYAQPTAAYRARLEAQWRSEGRDPRALSRQFDIAVNNNIAVPTVGAVLDLLQRAAELAERAGD from the coding sequence ATGCCCGCATCCGCAGCACCCGCCACCTTCGGCACCCAGGCTCCCGACACGAGCACCCGCCTCCTGGCCGACGAGGTCGAAGCCTGGCTCAAGAGGATCACCAAGGCCCCGGCCCCGGCACCCGCCCCGGCCCACGAACAGCCCGAACCCTCCGCCGGGTTCGACATCCCGGCCCTGGTGGCCGCCGGGCTCGCCGAGGTCGAGCGCAGCGAACGGGCCACCGCCGCCGCCCAGGCCGCCGCCCGCCCCTCCCTGCTCGACCGGATCACCCGCCGCCACCAGCGGCCGGCCACCCGCGCGAGCCTGCACATCCGCCGCGCCGCGGCTGTGCTGGCCACCGGCGGCTGGTGCCGCGGAGAACTCCGCGACGCCACCGGCCGCCACTGCATCCTCGGCGCCCTCATGGCCGCGCCGGCCGACGCCGACACCACCAACCGCTCTCACATCTACATCCGCTCCGCGATGGCGGAACCGGCCGCGTACGCCCAGCCCACGGCGGCCTACCGGGCCCGCCTGGAGGCGCAGTGGCGCAGCGAGGGCCGTGACCCGCGGGCCCTGAGCCGCCAGTTCGACATCGCCGTGAACAACAACATCGCGGTCCCGACCGTCGGCGCCGTCCTCGACCTCCTGCAGCGGGCCGCCGAGCTCGCCGAGCGCGCCGGGGACTGA
- a CDS encoding WhiB family transcriptional regulator, with protein MTTTDLAPWPQLTGNEPCRAPGADPEDWTGTTLKQRANGQKACLSGCPEAVREQCLAWALDHPTRAGSAIWAGTTLSDRRRLRAERRDAAAA; from the coding sequence GTGACCACCACCGACCTCGCCCCCTGGCCGCAGCTGACCGGCAACGAACCGTGCCGGGCGCCCGGGGCCGACCCCGAGGACTGGACCGGGACCACCCTGAAGCAGCGCGCGAACGGTCAGAAGGCCTGCCTCAGCGGATGCCCCGAGGCCGTCCGCGAGCAGTGCCTGGCTTGGGCCCTGGACCACCCGACCCGCGCCGGATCCGCGATCTGGGCCGGCACCACCCTCAGCGACCGGCGCCGCCTGCGCGCCGAGCGCCGCGACGCCGCCGCGGCCTGA
- the dnaN gene encoding DNA polymerase III subunit beta, translating into MKFRTDLAPLAAAVTDAARALPARPPVPVLAAIRLEATAGTLAVAAFDYETSAQATVDAEVTTPGTVLVSGRLLADITRTVKGTHPVDLELDGTRLVLTSGRTRYTLHTLPLEEYPTLPRPAAASGTVAGHALAEAIHQVATAAGRDDALPILTGIQAEITDDTITFAATDRYRFALRPIPWTPAKATGTTTQTTIPAKSLAEAAKILATDDQVHLTLPASHGVLGLAGRTRTLTLRAMDGQLPDHKALWPTDFTATADLDASDLADAVKRMALVAERGHPVKLHLTDGALALSAGTADDASARDQVTATTDLLTGAPVTIAFNPGYLLDGVTALKTDRIRLQIVNPVKPALLVPAEANPTALRYLIMPIRQSG; encoded by the coding sequence ATGAAGTTCCGTACGGACCTCGCCCCGCTCGCGGCCGCCGTCACCGACGCCGCCCGGGCCCTGCCCGCCCGGCCCCCCGTCCCCGTCCTCGCCGCGATCCGGCTGGAGGCCACCGCCGGCACCCTGGCCGTCGCCGCCTTCGACTACGAGACCAGCGCCCAGGCCACCGTGGACGCCGAGGTCACCACCCCCGGCACCGTCCTGGTCTCCGGCCGCCTCCTCGCCGACATCACCCGCACGGTCAAGGGCACCCACCCGGTCGACCTCGAACTCGACGGCACCCGCCTGGTTCTCACCTCCGGCCGCACCCGCTACACCCTGCACACCCTCCCGCTGGAGGAGTACCCCACCCTGCCCCGGCCCGCGGCCGCCAGCGGCACCGTGGCCGGGCACGCGCTCGCCGAGGCCATCCACCAGGTCGCCACCGCCGCCGGCCGCGACGACGCCCTCCCGATCCTCACCGGCATCCAGGCCGAGATCACCGACGACACGATCACCTTCGCCGCCACCGACCGCTACCGCTTCGCGCTCCGCCCCATCCCCTGGACTCCCGCCAAGGCCACCGGCACCACCACCCAGACCACCATCCCGGCCAAGTCCCTCGCCGAAGCCGCCAAGATCCTCGCCACCGACGACCAGGTCCACCTCACCCTCCCCGCCTCCCACGGCGTCCTCGGCCTGGCCGGCCGTACGCGCACCCTCACCCTGCGCGCCATGGACGGCCAGCTCCCCGACCACAAGGCCCTGTGGCCCACCGATTTCACCGCCACCGCCGACCTCGACGCCAGCGACCTCGCCGACGCCGTCAAGCGCATGGCCCTCGTCGCCGAACGCGGTCACCCCGTCAAGCTCCACCTCACCGACGGCGCCCTGGCCCTGAGCGCCGGCACCGCCGACGACGCCTCCGCCCGCGACCAGGTCACCGCCACCACCGACCTGCTCACCGGCGCCCCCGTGACCATCGCCTTCAACCCCGGCTACCTCCTCGACGGCGTCACCGCGCTGAAGACGGACCGGATCCGCCTCCAGATCGTCAACCCGGTCAAGCCGGCGCTCCTGGTCCCCGCCGAAGCGAACCCCACCGCGCTGCGCTACCTGATCATGCCGATCCGCCAGTCCGGCTGA
- a CDS encoding DUF6919 domain-containing protein, which translates to MKIRLPWPSRADRRLWRAATTFSDLAELTARWLEGDIRSCAGNVPNYGPDDETLPLIGCLAAANRAGFLTDDSQPGYDAADYAGNLWEQRAAVTGFVADPEILTRLVDFTEQAGLDLLVRFHGDEFHPGMVVSRVNGLDYTRYGRTLTRPELRHSWHSRLVGDTAFDTLARAAQLTIADTAFEPSDFLWTVLDEALHLPSTAGR; encoded by the coding sequence ATGAAGATCCGACTTCCCTGGCCGAGCCGCGCGGACCGCCGCCTCTGGCGCGCCGCCACCACCTTCTCCGACCTCGCCGAGCTGACCGCCCGCTGGCTCGAAGGCGACATCCGCTCCTGCGCCGGGAACGTGCCGAACTACGGGCCCGACGACGAGACCCTCCCCCTCATCGGCTGCCTGGCCGCCGCGAACCGGGCCGGATTCCTCACCGACGACTCCCAGCCCGGCTACGACGCCGCCGACTACGCCGGCAACCTGTGGGAGCAGCGCGCCGCGGTCACCGGATTCGTCGCCGATCCCGAGATCCTCACCCGCCTCGTCGACTTCACCGAGCAGGCCGGCCTCGACCTGCTCGTCCGGTTCCATGGCGACGAGTTCCACCCCGGCATGGTCGTCTCCCGCGTCAACGGCCTGGACTACACCCGGTACGGCCGCACCCTCACCCGCCCCGAGCTCCGGCACTCCTGGCACAGCCGCCTCGTCGGCGACACCGCCTTCGACACCCTGGCCCGCGCCGCCCAGCTCACCATCGCCGACACCGCCTTCGAGCCCAGCGACTTCCTCTGGACCGTCCTGGACGAAGCCCTTCACCTGCCGAGCACGGCCGGCCGCTGA